From Pirellulales bacterium, a single genomic window includes:
- a CDS encoding tryptophan--tRNA ligase, giving the protein YKDKKAKGINADAGLFTYPVLMAADILIYDANTVPVGEDQVQHIEICRDIAGSFNHHFGETFVLPKAKLLDGSARVPGTDGEKMSKSYNNTLELFEPAAAQRKKIMRITTDSRPMEDPKEPEGDHLFQLFSLFAGEAERSEMAALYRRGGFGYGDVKKALAEQAEKFFAEPRARRAEFEAHPERIAEILADGATRARKKASEVLNRAKKACGLSIS; this is encoded by the coding sequence TACAAAGACAAGAAGGCCAAGGGCATCAACGCCGACGCGGGCTTGTTCACATATCCGGTCCTGATGGCGGCCGACATCCTGATCTACGACGCCAACACCGTGCCCGTCGGTGAAGACCAGGTGCAGCACATTGAAATCTGCCGCGACATCGCCGGCAGTTTCAATCATCATTTCGGCGAGACATTCGTACTGCCCAAGGCGAAGTTGCTCGACGGCTCGGCCCGCGTGCCCGGCACCGACGGCGAGAAGATGTCGAAAAGCTACAACAACACGCTCGAGCTGTTCGAGCCCGCGGCGGCGCAGCGCAAGAAAATCATGCGCATCACGACCGATTCGCGCCCCATGGAGGATCCCAAGGAGCCGGAAGGGGACCATTTGTTCCAGCTCTTTTCGCTATTCGCCGGCGAGGCCGAACGATCCGAAATGGCGGCTCTGTATCGCCGTGGCGGATTCGGCTACGGCGACGTCAAAAAGGCCTTGGCCGAACAGGCTGAAAAGTTTTTTGCCGAGCCGCGGGCTCGCCGCGCCGAGTTCGAGGCTCATCCCGAGCGGATCGCCGAGATCCTGGCCGACGGAGCCACCCGCGCCCGCAAGAAAGCGTCGGAAGTCTTGAACCGGGCGAAGAAGGCGTGCGGCTTGAGTATCTCATAG
- the acpS gene encoding holo-ACP synthase, producing the protein MNKDGNLPGNIVGIGTDIVECLRIAQMIERHGDLFINRVYTPLEIGYCQSRKASTQHYAGRWAAKEAILKAIGTGWRRGISWRDVEVRNDKSGRPVVGMRGGARDAVEHLGIRKILVSISHCRSHATAYAIAIGRKPKRKKRTPE; encoded by the coding sequence GTGAACAAAGACGGCAATTTGCCAGGCAATATCGTGGGCATTGGCACCGACATCGTCGAATGCCTGCGCATCGCGCAGATGATCGAGCGGCATGGCGACCTGTTCATCAATCGCGTCTATACGCCGCTAGAAATCGGCTACTGCCAAAGCCGCAAGGCCTCGACGCAGCACTACGCCGGCCGTTGGGCCGCCAAAGAGGCGATTCTGAAAGCCATCGGCACCGGCTGGCGGCGCGGCATCAGTTGGCGCGACGTCGAAGTGCGCAACGACAAGTCGGGCCGCCCCGTCGTCGGCATGCGCGGCGGAGCGCGCGACGCCGTCGAGCACTTGGGCATTCGTAAGATCCTGGTGTCGATCTCCCATTGCCGTAGCCACGCCACGGCCTATGCGATTGCCATCGGTCGCAAGCCCAAGCGGAAGAAAAGGACCCCAGAATAA